In Sphingobacterium sp. lm-10, one DNA window encodes the following:
- a CDS encoding START-like domain-containing protein, giving the protein MAEKSKLTLEYVVNSSPRILFPYLSEPNELAQWFADDVNYSEGIYEFVWDDEAFKAKLIYSKENKCVKYKWLEDEPYYFEIEIVLDELTNDVALSITDYVKEDNLEERKMIWNNSISYLQSVIGA; this is encoded by the coding sequence ATGGCAGAAAAATCAAAGTTAACCTTAGAATATGTAGTTAATTCATCCCCTAGAATATTATTCCCATACCTTTCTGAACCGAATGAGTTGGCGCAATGGTTTGCCGACGATGTAAACTATTCTGAAGGGATTTACGAATTTGTTTGGGACGATGAAGCCTTCAAAGCAAAACTCATTTATTCCAAAGAAAACAAGTGTGTAAAATACAAATGGTTGGAAGACGAACCTTATTATTTCGAGATTGAAATTGTTTTAGATGAACTGACCAATGACGTTGCGCTTAGTATTACAGACTACGTAAAGGAGGACAATCTGGAGGAGCGTAAGATGATTTGGAATAATTCGATCAGCTATCTGCAAAGTGTGATTGGCGCCTAA
- a CDS encoding LptF/LptG family permease has product MKKIHLLILHAFIRPFLVTFTIVMFVLLMLFLFKYIDDLIGKGLEWYTILELLGYQCIVQLTMALPLSMLLSSIMTFGNLGESYELVAIKAAGVSLRNAMAPLFVLVGIFAGASFIFSDYTLPVVNLKMGTMLLDIRNQKADFLIKPGVFNNSIPGYSIRARSKSADGTVLHDLLIYNHTTSSKATNILIAKEGYMHNSVDNKYMVLQLKDGVQYEDARAKNAKRYDERQQFTRFRFKESTKKFSMESFGAQKTDASLFKSHHQMLNLKQLKHYSDSNHMQLDSIGRTIAADAKRNINYFTNYYNQKRDSLKTTLVATGDYSYPDLDLQTMNSNKRNIISNASSQVNYVKDIAQNRGQEYKLYIEKDIRYDIEWHRKFTLAASCLLLFGIGAPLGAIIRKGGLGLPVVMAIVFFLIYHVIFTISEKAAKDGSLEPLIGMWMAIIVLTPLAIFLTYKSTSDSALFDVDQYKIKAQKIFNRLKEKVEKFQDRNKPTSGAKTSH; this is encoded by the coding sequence ATGAAGAAGATACACTTACTCATATTACATGCATTTATAAGACCATTTCTCGTCACATTTACGATTGTGATGTTTGTCTTATTGATGCTTTTTTTGTTTAAGTACATCGATGATCTTATCGGTAAAGGGCTAGAATGGTATACGATTCTAGAATTACTAGGTTATCAATGTATTGTCCAACTGACCATGGCTTTGCCACTTTCCATGTTATTGTCTTCTATCATGACTTTTGGAAATCTGGGGGAAAGCTACGAACTCGTGGCCATCAAGGCTGCCGGTGTATCGCTGAGAAATGCCATGGCACCATTATTTGTTCTCGTAGGTATCTTTGCGGGTGCTTCTTTTATATTTTCAGACTATACCCTTCCTGTCGTAAATCTAAAAATGGGAACTATGCTATTGGACATTAGAAACCAAAAAGCCGATTTCCTGATCAAACCTGGGGTATTCAATAACAGCATTCCCGGTTATTCAATCCGAGCAAGAAGCAAGAGCGCCGATGGCACGGTCTTGCACGACCTACTGATCTACAATCATACCACCAGTAGCAAAGCTACTAACATCCTTATTGCCAAGGAAGGATATATGCACAACTCAGTAGACAATAAATACATGGTACTGCAGCTCAAAGATGGTGTCCAATATGAAGATGCCAGAGCGAAGAATGCCAAGCGCTACGATGAACGGCAGCAGTTTACCCGTTTCCGCTTTAAAGAATCCACAAAAAAATTTAGCATGGAGTCTTTCGGAGCGCAAAAAACGGATGCCAGCCTATTCAAATCCCATCATCAGATGCTTAATTTGAAGCAATTGAAACACTACTCAGATTCTAACCATATGCAGTTGGATAGTATTGGTCGTACAATCGCTGCAGATGCCAAACGGAACATCAACTACTTCACCAACTATTATAATCAGAAGCGAGATTCTTTGAAGACAACATTGGTCGCTACCGGCGATTACAGCTATCCTGATCTTGATTTGCAGACCATGAATAGCAATAAACGTAACATCATTAGCAATGCCAGTAGCCAAGTAAACTATGTGAAAGATATTGCACAAAACAGAGGACAGGAATACAAGCTGTATATAGAGAAAGATATCCGATATGATATAGAATGGCACCGCAAATTTACGTTGGCAGCATCCTGTTTACTACTCTTCGGAATTGGTGCACCGCTAGGTGCTATTATCCGTAAAGGCGGATTAGGACTTCCAGTCGTCATGGCCATTGTATTTTTCCTGATCTATCATGTAATTTTCACTATTTCGGAGAAAGCAGCAAAAGATGGCAGTCTCGAGCCACTGATAGGCATGTGGATGGCGATCATCGTTCTAACACCGTTGGCAATATTCCTCACCTATAAATCTACTAGTGACTCCGCGCTATTCGATGTTGATCAGTACAAAATTAAAGCACAGAAAATCTTCAACCGACTGAAAGAAAAGGTGGAGAAATTTCAGGATAGAAATAAGCCAACCTCTGGTGCGAAAACATCGCATTAA
- a CDS encoding bifunctional 3,4-dihydroxy-2-butanone-4-phosphate synthase/GTP cyclohydrolase II, with protein MKVQLNTIEEAIADIQAGKVIIVVDDEDRENEGDFVTAARNATPEIINFMATHGRGLICAPLTEERCKELDLHLMVNNNTAVYETNFTVSVDLQGYGCTTGISSSDRSKTILALINPDIKNEELGRPGHIFPLIAKDGGVLRRTGHTEAAVDLARLAGFEPAGVLVEVLKDDGEMARLPDLIEVAKRFDLKIISIEDLIEYRLKHDSLIEEVVEVQMPTAWGDFQLQAYRQKNTGEEHLALIKGTWESDESILVRVHSSCITGDIFGSCRCDCGPQLHKSMELIEQEGKGVIVYMNQEGRGIGLINKLHAYKLQEQGIDTVDANLQLGFKPDLRDYGIGAQILRSLGVTKMRLLSNNPTKRAGLIGYGLEVVENVAIEIEPNSHNEFYLKTKRDRMGHSLKNI; from the coding sequence ATGAAAGTACAATTAAATACCATAGAGGAGGCCATTGCGGATATCCAAGCTGGCAAAGTCATTATCGTTGTGGATGATGAAGACCGTGAAAATGAAGGTGATTTCGTGACAGCAGCGCGTAATGCTACTCCAGAGATAATTAATTTCATGGCTACACATGGTCGCGGACTAATATGTGCACCACTTACGGAAGAACGTTGCAAGGAGCTCGACCTACATTTAATGGTAAATAACAATACCGCAGTGTATGAGACGAATTTCACCGTGTCTGTAGATTTACAAGGCTACGGATGTACCACCGGTATTTCTTCTTCAGATCGTTCCAAAACAATACTTGCTCTCATCAACCCCGATATTAAAAATGAAGAATTGGGCCGTCCGGGTCATATTTTTCCATTGATCGCCAAAGATGGTGGTGTACTTCGCCGTACCGGTCATACAGAAGCCGCGGTAGATTTAGCGCGTCTAGCAGGCTTCGAACCAGCAGGTGTCTTAGTAGAAGTACTGAAAGACGACGGTGAGATGGCTCGCCTGCCAGATCTTATTGAAGTGGCTAAACGCTTCGATCTGAAAATCATCAGCATTGAAGACCTTATAGAGTACCGTTTGAAACATGATTCCCTCATCGAAGAAGTTGTGGAAGTACAGATGCCGACTGCTTGGGGAGATTTTCAGCTACAGGCATATCGTCAAAAAAACACAGGCGAAGAACATCTTGCATTAATCAAAGGTACGTGGGAATCGGATGAATCAATTCTGGTACGAGTACATAGCTCCTGCATTACGGGAGACATCTTCGGATCCTGCCGCTGTGATTGTGGCCCGCAATTACATAAATCGATGGAACTCATCGAACAAGAAGGGAAAGGCGTCATCGTATATATGAACCAGGAAGGGCGTGGCATTGGCCTCATCAATAAGCTTCATGCCTACAAATTGCAGGAACAAGGTATTGACACCGTAGATGCTAATCTGCAACTCGGCTTTAAGCCTGATCTTCGAGATTACGGAATTGGTGCGCAGATTCTACGCTCTTTGGGGGTAACAAAAATGCGGTTGTTGTCTAACAACCCCACCAAACGTGCTGGTCTGATTGGATATGGTCTAGAGGTAGTAGAAAATGTAGCCATCGAAATAGAACCTAATTCGCATAATGAATTCTATCTCAAAACAAAGCGAGACCGTATGGGGCACAGCCTAAAAAATATATAA
- a CDS encoding NAD-dependent succinate-semialdehyde dehydrogenase — translation MKMDNTWLIEKAYLRGEFIDAEKKFDVLNPATNDSIGKVPDIPLAQVEQAIVYADKTWNSWKTTPIGERSKLLQKLYQLTLEHREQLAHVMTLESGKPLQESLVEVDYAASFILWFAEEGKRAYGDTIPAVSSENKLFTIKQSVGVVAAITPWNFPLAMLTRKVAPALAAGCSVILKPASQTPFTALAFAKLAQHAGIPGGVFQVITSTNSQGVGKLLATSELIRKISFTGSTAVGRTLMEQAASTIKRTSMELGGNAPFIVFDDADISAAVSGAVAAKFRNAGQTCVSVNRFYVHDDVYEQFAEALTKEVSQLKVGNGMDDGVKVGPLINEKAVEKVKKHVEDAVGRGAKIQTGGSHLEGNFFSPTVLIDVHPDSLIATEETFGPVCALFRFATEAEAIDAANDTPFGLAAYFYSENVRRCHRVSEQLESGMVGINTGVISDASAPFGGVKQSGVGREGSHHGLDEYLEVKYISYGK, via the coding sequence ATGAAGATGGATAACACATGGTTAATTGAAAAAGCCTACTTACGTGGTGAATTTATAGATGCCGAAAAAAAGTTTGATGTGCTCAATCCCGCTACGAACGATTCTATCGGCAAGGTGCCAGATATACCGTTGGCACAGGTGGAACAAGCAATCGTTTATGCGGATAAAACATGGAATTCATGGAAAACCACACCAATTGGCGAACGTAGCAAGCTATTGCAGAAATTGTATCAGCTCACGCTAGAGCATCGTGAGCAGCTTGCACACGTGATGACGTTAGAGAGTGGCAAGCCTTTGCAGGAATCGTTAGTCGAAGTAGATTACGCCGCTTCTTTTATCCTATGGTTTGCAGAAGAAGGGAAACGTGCATATGGGGATACCATTCCCGCTGTGAGCAGTGAAAATAAGCTATTCACGATCAAACAAAGCGTGGGTGTGGTAGCCGCCATCACCCCATGGAATTTCCCACTCGCGATGCTGACGCGAAAAGTAGCCCCTGCATTAGCCGCGGGCTGTTCAGTTATACTTAAGCCAGCTTCCCAAACACCATTCACGGCCTTGGCATTCGCCAAATTAGCACAGCATGCCGGCATTCCAGGAGGTGTATTTCAGGTAATCACCTCTACCAACAGCCAAGGTGTCGGCAAATTATTGGCCACCAGTGAGCTTATCCGCAAAATTTCCTTTACTGGCTCTACCGCTGTCGGCAGAACGCTGATGGAACAGGCCGCAAGCACGATCAAACGTACCTCGATGGAGTTAGGTGGAAACGCTCCCTTCATCGTATTTGATGACGCCGATATTTCAGCGGCGGTATCAGGTGCCGTTGCCGCAAAATTCAGAAATGCCGGACAAACCTGTGTTTCAGTCAATCGTTTCTATGTGCATGACGATGTATATGAACAGTTTGCCGAGGCACTTACGAAAGAGGTAAGCCAGTTGAAAGTCGGAAATGGCATGGACGACGGTGTGAAAGTAGGCCCCTTAATCAATGAGAAAGCGGTAGAGAAAGTAAAAAAACATGTGGAAGATGCGGTAGGTCGCGGTGCAAAAATACAAACCGGAGGATCTCATCTGGAAGGCAACTTCTTTTCCCCTACCGTGCTGATAGATGTGCATCCAGATAGTCTAATCGCAACTGAGGAAACATTTGGCCCCGTATGTGCCCTATTCCGTTTTGCCACTGAAGCGGAAGCAATAGATGCAGCCAATGATACACCATTCGGACTAGCGGCCTATTTCTATAGTGAAAATGTAAGGCGGTGCCATCGTGTAAGCGAGCAATTAGAATCAGGAATGGTGGGAATAAATACCGGAGTAATTTCTGATGCATCCGCGCCATTTGGTGGCGTGAAACAGTCCGGCGTTGGAAGAGAAGGTTCTCACCACGGTTTGGATGAGTACCTTGAAGTAAAATACATTAGCTATGGGAAATAA
- a CDS encoding outer membrane beta-barrel protein, with protein MKKIILLLVAIAAFSTVQAQEHDWAFGFYGDMNLQAPEFGERGRGSFGIQGKYDFALHHGVQALVHGQKDFVAFGADYIYTFLDRTANNWNVFAGGGASSEYDRILSFDENNIRNEDFNQRTTLNAQAGVSYYVPDVALSLYAGYKIKSEVRFKDDRPHFVMVGLRYHIW; from the coding sequence ATGAAAAAAATAATACTACTATTGGTCGCTATTGCGGCATTTTCGACGGTGCAAGCACAGGAGCACGATTGGGCTTTTGGCTTTTACGGAGATATGAATCTACAAGCACCAGAATTTGGCGAGCGGGGTAGAGGTAGCTTTGGTATTCAGGGTAAATACGATTTTGCACTTCATCATGGCGTGCAAGCTTTGGTACACGGGCAAAAAGATTTCGTAGCTTTTGGAGCGGATTATATTTATACCTTTTTAGATCGTACGGCAAACAACTGGAATGTGTTTGCTGGAGGCGGTGCATCTAGTGAATATGATCGTATCCTTAGCTTTGATGAAAATAATATTCGTAACGAAGATTTTAACCAACGTACGACGCTCAATGCACAGGCTGGCGTGAGTTATTACGTTCCTGATGTTGCTCTATCGCTGTACGCAGGTTATAAAATAAAATCAGAAGTGCGATTTAAAGATGATCGGCCGCATTTCGTGATGGTTGGCTTAAGATACCATATTTGGTAA
- a CDS encoding CopD family protein: MIYLYAKSIHIIFVVCWMAGLFYMPRLFIYHTEAKAQPTDAYGVLHQQFQIMERRLWWVITTPAMYIVLASALVMLWANPGLLSMGWMQIKLAFVGGLAVYHFTCQRMMYALASEKLTWTSAQLRLWNEVSTVFLFAIVFLVVLKSAFQWLYGVVGLVGLAILLMIGIKTYKRYLARKAQDKN, translated from the coding sequence ATGATATACCTTTACGCTAAGTCGATACACATTATCTTCGTGGTTTGCTGGATGGCGGGCTTGTTTTACATGCCACGTCTATTTATCTATCATACGGAAGCGAAGGCGCAACCGACTGATGCCTATGGCGTTTTGCACCAGCAATTTCAAATCATGGAGCGAAGGCTATGGTGGGTGATTACCACGCCGGCGATGTATATCGTACTTGCCTCTGCTTTAGTAATGCTTTGGGCAAATCCAGGGCTGCTTTCCATGGGCTGGATGCAGATAAAGCTTGCTTTTGTCGGTGGCTTGGCTGTGTATCATTTTACTTGCCAGCGTATGATGTATGCTTTGGCGAGTGAAAAGCTGACTTGGACGTCGGCACAGTTGCGTTTGTGGAATGAGGTATCTACGGTATTTCTGTTTGCAATCGTATTTTTGGTTGTGCTTAAATCTGCATTTCAGTGGCTGTATGGTGTAGTAGGCTTGGTGGGACTGGCCATTTTACTCATGATCGGCATAAAAACTTATAAAAGATATCTGGCGCGGAAAGCACAAGATAAAAACTAA
- the hemE gene encoding uroporphyrinogen decarboxylase → MKDTLQNDLLIRAAWSQQTERPPVWMMRQAGRFMKEYWAIKNKYSFLEMCKTPEIAADVTMLPVDLLGIDGAILFSDILVTAEAMGGDLSFEQGVGPRFANPVRSVADMERLSVDCLDRLQYVADAIKVIQQRLDKRIPLIGFAGAPFTILSYLVEGASSKDFKRTKLMLNNEPELAHAILQKVADVTVEYLNMQIAAGVNAIQLFDSWAQALSWNDYHEFSHHYNKYIISRLNRQDIPVISFCKGSSVFAPVMAEAQPDVISVDWNADLLNIKQALPANIAVQGNLDPFVLYADKKVIREKILQLFERMRGVDGFIFNLGHGIMPDIPFDNVKYAIEVVKEFRY, encoded by the coding sequence GTGAAAGACACCTTACAAAACGATTTGCTAATCCGTGCTGCATGGTCGCAGCAAACTGAACGTCCACCCGTGTGGATGATGCGCCAAGCTGGGCGATTTATGAAAGAATACTGGGCGATTAAGAACAAGTATTCATTTCTGGAAATGTGCAAGACACCGGAAATCGCTGCCGATGTGACGATGTTGCCGGTAGATTTATTAGGTATAGACGGCGCTATTCTATTTTCCGACATCTTAGTTACAGCAGAAGCGATGGGTGGAGATTTATCATTTGAACAAGGTGTAGGTCCACGATTTGCGAATCCTGTACGCTCTGTAGCAGATATGGAACGCTTATCGGTAGATTGTCTGGATCGTTTACAATATGTAGCAGATGCCATCAAGGTGATTCAACAGCGCTTAGATAAACGTATTCCATTGATTGGTTTTGCAGGGGCTCCGTTCACTATTTTGAGCTACTTGGTGGAGGGTGCTTCCTCCAAAGATTTTAAAAGAACCAAGTTAATGCTTAATAACGAGCCGGAATTGGCGCATGCTATTTTGCAAAAGGTGGCCGATGTAACGGTAGAATACCTGAATATGCAGATCGCAGCTGGGGTAAATGCCATCCAACTTTTTGATAGCTGGGCACAGGCACTGTCGTGGAATGATTATCATGAATTCTCTCACCATTACAACAAATACATTATCTCTAGACTGAACAGACAGGATATACCCGTTATTTCTTTCTGTAAGGGCAGTTCGGTGTTTGCGCCAGTGATGGCAGAAGCACAGCCGGATGTAATCTCTGTAGATTGGAATGCTGACTTGTTAAATATTAAGCAAGCCCTACCTGCTAATATTGCGGTGCAAGGTAACTTAGATCCATTCGTATTGTATGCGGACAAGAAAGTGATTCGCGAGAAAATCTTGCAACTTTTCGAACGCATGCGTGGAGTGGATGGCTTTATCTTCAATCTAGGACATGGCATTATGCCTGATATTCCATTTGATAATGTGAAATACGCTATCGAAGTCGTTAAAGAATTTAGATATTAG
- a CDS encoding response regulator transcription factor yields MQVKQRILLVEDEEHLLEAIKLNLELEGYRVTTATDGKKALKIFKEERFNLIILDVMIPEIDGFQVAETIRLQNTVVPIMFLTAKNSSEDRVTGLKKGADDYLVKPFNLEELILRVGNLIRRVMKGDDLKELNSYVIGDKTIYFNSYELHHADGSITSLTKKETMLLKLLIERRNEAVSREQILETVWNYDVYPSTRTIDNFILTFRKYFEPDQKRPTYFHSIRGVGYKFMDQ; encoded by the coding sequence ATGCAAGTTAAGCAACGTATATTATTGGTCGAAGACGAAGAGCATTTGTTGGAAGCTATCAAACTAAACCTGGAATTGGAAGGGTACCGGGTTACTACCGCTACAGATGGAAAAAAAGCGTTGAAGATCTTCAAAGAAGAACGATTCAATCTTATTATTTTAGACGTCATGATTCCGGAAATCGATGGTTTTCAGGTAGCGGAGACTATTCGCCTGCAAAACACCGTGGTGCCAATTATGTTTCTTACCGCAAAAAATAGCAGTGAAGACCGCGTAACAGGATTAAAAAAAGGTGCCGATGATTATTTGGTAAAACCGTTTAATTTGGAGGAGCTTATTCTTCGTGTTGGCAATTTGATCCGTCGGGTGATGAAAGGAGACGATCTGAAAGAACTAAATTCTTATGTGATCGGCGACAAGACTATCTATTTCAATTCGTACGAATTGCACCATGCGGATGGTAGCATTACCTCGTTGACCAAGAAAGAAACGATGTTGCTTAAGTTATTGATCGAGCGTCGTAATGAAGCGGTATCTAGGGAGCAGATCTTGGAGACGGTATGGAATTACGACGTGTATCCATCTACGCGTACGATTGATAATTTTATCCTGACTTTCCGTAAATATTTTGAGCCAGATCAGAAACGTCCAACATACTTTCACTCTATCCGTGGGGTAGGGTACAAGTTTATGGATCAATAA